TCACAAGTGAATAACATCTCTCGTTTGTCTTGTTTGTTTGCTGGCACGTCCGGAATCTGACGTCCTGTGGAGCTTGTGGATGCTGCAGAGTTGTGGCTAAGAGGCCACACGAAACATATCACGTGACTAGACAGGTTGCTTGCTTGCTATAGTGTGCACTTGTTGCACATAAATATGATTAATGGCAGAGCAGTTTGTTAATTGGAAGTACAACGCAAATTTCAACTGTTTATTAATGGCAATTGCCTTTTAGGTTGGATTTTTATGCTACGGTACCAGCATTACTTGCAACATTTTTGGATATTCTTCACTCCAACTCCAGCGAATATTAATGTGCATGTTTCCTAGGAAAGCTGAACTTTTTCCTGGAGAATACATTGCCGGTGTGTAGCTCAAGTATGGGCTGTGTTTGGAAGCAACAAATTTGTTTTGGCCACAAATATTAAGCAAGAATCTCGATTACTTGATGCCCTTTTTTGCATATCCAAGGCATAAATTgtgtttttgttcttttctctgTGAACAAGATTATTCCTTCCTCTTGTCAAAGATTGGTAAATACAATAGAGATTCACCTTTTATATGGTACAGCCATCATTGTTTTGGCTGCTAAGTGCCAACACACATGCACAAAAGTATGTATTCTCTGGTTTATTTCATTAGATTGTATCTATGCGAACACAAGTACTTTTTAAGCTTGTTTGTTCCTTATGTGGCTTCCGCTAATATTGTCATGCTCTTTGACACCTTGCAGTCCATGCTTCGTCTTAGGCTGTTGCGTCAGGGATTTAAAGTTAAGGATGAAGTTTGGACTCTACCAAAACCAGTCAGGCCACGCCTTCCAAAACATGAGCATGAGGCCTATACCACAAGGTATTAATATGCTCTTTGGTAACTAAACCATCATCTTGTACTAGTGGATGTGAAAATATAACATTACATGTGTTCTTTTCCACTACTTTCATGTCTGTCATTCCTAGTCCTTTTCAGCTTGTAGTAAGTTTAGAATATTTTTTCcctgaaaagaaacataagttCAGAATGTTTTACTACTTCCCTTTTTTGTGAGCCAATGCCTAACACAAGCTTTTCTCAGCAAGTGCATTGCTGGTAACCAACATAAGGGTGGCCAGGTTTTGGCTGAGAAGTCTACTGGTTCTGTTGAGAGACTAGTTTCTTCGGATGGTTTAGGAAATGAACAAAATGATGGGCAGAACAGCAACAGTGAAAATCAATGTCAGGAAGGTTGCAAAAACATGGTAAAATTATGTACCCAGAATCAGGAATATTCTGAGCCATCGAGTTTCGTGAGGTATGACGAGCATAGTACCGTTGATGATGTCTCGCCAAGTACCATAAGCACATTGCATGAACTTTGCACTCCATCCTCAAGGGGTGATAATCTAAGAGAAGAAGACAACCAAAGCCTGAATGGTTCATGGGAAGAGAGGGCACTATGGATAAGTAGTCTTGGTTGGCCTGCACCAGTGGAAGCCATGAGTCCAGACAGCTGGAATCAGGATGAAATTGGGGATATTGAGAATCACACTCAGAATGAATTTAATGATCGCCCCTGGATAGATTCCCCTAACTCATGGAGATCATTGTGTGTTGCCACACAAGCAGACAGCGGTGCTTTGTCTGGCAATGCTGACATCTGCAATCTTCTTGAGAGGTAAATAAACCTTTTTACATATGTGCTCCAGTAATTATATGCAAATCACTTCCAAAGAACTGAGAATACTAATTAAGATGCACGTTTTCCATAAAGGTCCACTTCCTTTTTGTTTTATATTTGGTTCTAAACCTTTACTTTGCATGTGCCAATTATATTCCATAATCTTATTTGTACATACTAAACCATATTAAGCCATGATATTTCCCCTTCCCTTGCAGCAAAAATGTCTCAAAGTCTCTTGAGAGTGATTTTAGCAATAAAATGAACAACATGTTGCTAACAATCTTGCGCAAACAAAGGCAACAACACATGATTGATGATTTTGAAGGATATTATGATGAGCGCTTATACTGGAGACAGAATGATGAACAACAGAATGCTGATCAGAGGGTATCTGCACAGTGTTCATTAGCACCTGTCTCCCATCTCCACCAACAAGAAGGCTGGCAGCATTCTTCGTTTGAACATCAACATCATGAAAACCAAAACTTCCTTGTAAGTCTTGTGCTCTTCAAGTCAGTTCGTGTGCAAGTCATATTCTCACTATATTTCTGTGTTACAGGAAATGGAGGTCAGGGTTAGAAGTGAAATGGCACAGGTCCATCATGAAATATATGAACTACGGAAGTTGGTGGAAAGTTGTATTGCATCCCAAGTAAAGATCCAGCACTCCATTAAAGAGGAGATGTGCAGTGCACTTCGCGAAGCAGGTGAGTTGTGATGGAAGTTTTATAAATTTGTCATTCCTATCTACAAACCGCAACAACCAAAATGTTGTCCAGACTCCAGAATATGCATGAAACGGAAGAGCCTCATTTTCATATTCTAATATGGAATCTACGACCCTATAACGCAATCCCTAGCCTTTTCAGAACTGAGGCTTCCTATAGAAGATTGCACTGAAGACAAAATGAACTGTGAGGGCAAGTGAGCTAGTAGGTTGCCTTTAATGGACAGTCAAATGAGATCTGGAGAAAAAGAACACAGTTGGTTATGGAGTGACTATTGGAAATAGTTACTCTAGTCTTGGAACTTGAAAGCAAAACTATGCGCCATCTTTTTGCTCAAATCTGGGCCTGGACCAACTCTCTAAACTAATACTATATAATTGTTAGTTTGTTAGGCTTTCTGTGGCACCTTTAGGCTGCTTTATGGAATTGACAGATTTTTGTGGTGTGCCAtgctgttgttttttttaaaaaagattaaaataCCATGTGAACTTTGGTGTGTTCTTTTTCACTACTGCCACTTTGCACCTTATTGAGTGCTTAATTTTACCTCATCTGTAATCATTGATGCACACTTTTTACACTTCaacatccattttttttctgatgcCATTATTTTCAACAGGGTTGATGCCAAGCCAACCCGACACACCAGCAAAAAGGGGAAGCTGCTGCATCTGCCATCAGACGCAAGTTGACTCTCTACTTTACAGGTAATGATTTGCATGGCTAGATTATGTTCTTTGACTCACTTCACATCTTATGTCTCACAATTTAACAAGAAACGATGATACGGCTCGCAATCTTGCTAAGTGTGTTATCATCTTTCATTCAGGTGTGGACATATGTGCACCTGTTTCAATTGCGCCGATCAGCTGAAATCGAGCAACAGGAGTTGCCCAATCTGCCAATCTCCTATTGAGGATGTTGTTCGAGCGCATATGAATTTTTGAGGTTTAGGTCTTAGGAGGAAGAAGAGCTGCCACTCTATAGCTTTAGATGTGGAGTTTGTGAAGCCCTGGTTTTGAGGAGGCTTCTTGAATCACCTTCATTAACAACCAAAAGTATACGAGCTAGCGTTtcttgagaaatgtaaatatgtTTTGTGCAAGCGCAATGTGTACTAAGTACTGACAGAAAGGAACAAACGAAATATCTAATCCAAATGCTGATCTTGTTTCTGATCATTTTTCTTGCTTTCCTTTGTTTCTTTTAAGTTCTGTATTGAACATGTTTGTAGCCTTCAGTTCTGATAATGGGCTTGTCTTGTTTTCTGTTGATAACTGGTGAAAGCAAAGTTGCTACATTTGGAGAGTGGCACGAGGAAAACAAAGTAATATTTAATATTCAAAATGGAGAACAAATCAAAAACATTCCAGGTTTAGACTACCAAACTAGTATGTATGAGCGTGCAATTTGCTGGCCAATTTGTTAAACAAATCAATCACACTAGTTAAATGTTAGCACGTAGACTGCTTTGCAGCTCACGCTCACGGGAATAATTTGTTTATGATTAAATAAATCAAAATGAAAGCTACCTCTCTCAGAACGGAAGTTCTTCTGTGAAACTAATAAACATGCAAATCTGAGAACAAATTACAGTAAATTATCTATAAATTCAACATAATTAATCTTGGTAAACCGATTACTAACtgcagaatatatatattttctgagGTAACAGCACGCTCCTGTGACGTGCTCTGAGATTAACTTCAAGTATGCGGTGAAGTCCTCCTaacgctcgccggcgaggacgcttACGACGGCCGGCGTCGATGTCGGCGATGACCCTGACGTCACATAGAATCTCACATGGCGCCCCGAGATGCGGTCTGGCCCGTCCGTCGACATCTTCCCCAccgacggccgcgccgccgccgccgccgcgcggcgcacGCCCTTCTTGAGCACGCTCTTTCTTATGCCGTCGCTGTCGAACATGAACGCGGCGTGCACCGGCAGGTctgcctcgtcgtcgccgtcgcatcCCAGGATGAGCTCCAGCGGCAGGTCGAAGTACGACGagccggcctcgccgtcgagggcgagGCCGGAGCGGGACGACGTTGAGCACGAGCCGCAGTCGAACCGCTCGAGCGACATGGCCAGCGACATGGTGCTCGCCCGCGCCGTGCCTGGGTCGgactccacgccgccgccgccgccgccgccacggaacGTTGCCGGTGACGACGGCAACGACGatgcgcgcgccgcggcggtgggtggTGAAGGCTTGGCCGTCCTCCTGGTGCCGAGCCCTGGGAGGTAGAGGCAGCACGTGAacggcgccgccccgccgccgcgtttCCACTTGCGGCGGCCGCTCTTGCCGCGCGCGTCCGCGGCGGCGTAGCCCGTCGAGTCCTCGGCGCCGTCGCCCGCACCGATGAGAGGCACGTCGCTGCCCCACCGCTGCGGCGCGCTCGCCTTCCGCTCCGAGGACGACAGGATCACATCGAACTCGTCGTCGtccagctccgcctccgcggcgccggcgcaggaCCTGCTCCTCGAGATCGCCGTCCTGGGCGGCGCCATCACGTCCGACGACGCGACGCGCGCAGCAGGCGCGGCCGCCACGACCGCCAGGTGCGCGTCCCACCTGGTGGGAGGCGCGTCCCAGGCAGACACCCGCCGCGGCGACGTCGGCACGCTGGCGCTGGCGCCGGCGAGTACCAGAGCCGGGCCCgggcgcgcgtgcggcgcgtggtggtggtggtggtcgacgGAGACGGAAGGGATGGGCAGTGGCCCGTCGATGTCGAGGCGGGAGAACTGCCGGAGCGAGAAAGGGTCGACGGCGATCTGCCTCTCctcgggctcctcctcctcgccggcgttggTCACTTGGAATCGGAACACGGTGTTTCGCGCCATGGTCGCGAGTTGAACTGGCCAAGAGCCTAAGTAAGActcaaggaaggagaagaggctATTAGGATTTGGAGCGAAACTAATCAACTGAGGGCGATTCGATTAGTTTGATGACAACAAGGAACTAGCTTGAGACGCTAGCCAGCAGCTGTCAGTATCAAGATCAAGAGTGGCGACATGAACGCACGTATAGAGATGTGTGGTTGCGTTCGTGCTCTCCATCACTGGACAGTTTCTAACAAGTAACAGGTCTACGTGGGTCTGCCTATATGAAATTCGATAGAAAAACACCTTGTAAATCTTACAAATTCTAAACTATGAGATTGTTTTAAGATTTGTGCACGATACCTCTAACCCtaatccctcctccctctctccattCCACCGTCGGCGCTGCCACTCGCGAGTCACGAGCTCGCGCGCGCACAATGTTCCCTCGCCAGGCCGATCGGAAGGAGTCaatggttccggctatagctagCCATAAGACTTGAGGCCTGACGACCCGGCCCACGGTACAACATTTTGGCCCGCCCCAAGCACGGCCCGGTCCGCCGGGAGTTAGGCCCGTGCCGGCCTGGCCCGGccgccgggccgtgcctgggcccctCCACCGGCACGTTGGGCCAGCCCGGCACgaccgggccggcacggcacgatgggccggtaGGCCAGGCCCGACAAAAAAAGAACAGGGagcaaaaatagacatattatatgccacgGTCCAAATAATAGggatgtaaaatagacttattgtAGCTACATATGTGCCACAGCCCAATgaggagggaggaaaaatagacttatttttcaAAAGGCATGATGGGCCACTCGTGCCTTCGAGCCAGCCCAGCACGGCCCGActgctggtgggccgtgcctgggccagcACGGCATGGCCTAGTGTGTTGGTCGGGCCGTGCTGACCCGACAGATTTTGGTCCGAGCACGGCCGTGCCGGGCCAGGGCGGGCCGTACAAATGGCCAACTATAGTTCTGGCTAGGCCCCTTGGCcagcctcctctccctttctcctttCTCTTTCCTGAACCAGCGATAGTGAGTGTTCCCGCATTAATTACCGTCTTCCTCATCTTTGATGGCTCCTCGCCACCGGATTTGCCATCACCAGCTGCTGTCTCCTAACCACAAGCTCTAATCTTTCACCACCACCAACGCCGATCAACCGCTCTCCTCTATCCTCGTGACTCCAGCGTTGTTGCTGGCACCTTGCTGCCCGCCCATGTTCACCGTGCAGCGCCGAACTTCCACCTTCCACGGTCATCCTTCTAAGCCTCGTGATCTCCCCTCTGCCCCCTACCCCCATCCTATATCCACTCCGAACATAAGACTCTAAACCCTAACTTGTCAGGCCGTCGCAGGTTGCCGGAGGAGAACGGGTGTCCGGAGCACGATTCACGACACGAATTTGCATGATTTTGGCACTAATTTTCTACCAATATGTAGCCATTTAGTAGCAATTTCGATTTTTAAGTGATTTTTTTAACCATCTCCGGGCTGTTGCATTTTATCCAGTGACGACGACTCGACAGGCTAATTTCGATGTTGTCAGTGTCTCCACCAAGTCCTTAGGGCTTAGGTGTTTATTTCATAAGTAACAATACTAACATAATTGATTGTAGggtaagtatatatataccacCAGACAAAGGAGATAATTAAGGAACTGACACAGTAAGGTAGTTTACTTGGACTCATAAACAACACTAACAGTAGACAACGCTGGCAGGAGTTTTCGTAACATCCCAGAACAATGCATAAATCAGGTGAACACAAAATATGCACACATTCATAGAGCATACATTAGAGGAATTAATTACTCCGGATCAGTAGCTGATCAAGCAAGCTCATCCAAATAAATCAAGCCAAGTAAGTTTGTCTATTTTTACCTCAGGATCAGCCAAGATAAACCAAGCCAAACAAATCGGCAAAGTAACGCACATACTCTGAATCTGAATCAAACAACTAATAGCAAGTACAATTTACATGAAACTGAATAGCGTCGTGCCAAAATCAGCCTATGTAGGATATGCTTCATTTCACGCATTCAGTTAGATACTGACAAAGTGAGATAATTATTGAACTCTAGAGTCAAGTCCACTAGTCTTTCCAATTAAGCTGCAACGGCCTGATTCTCTATCATATTAGAGAGAATTCCATATAAGCTACAGAGAATAACATGGCTATATGTCATTGGTTTAAATTTGCACACTCATGCCACTACTGTGTTGACTGTGTATTGACTGTTAATTCTAAGTACACAGGTATATTTACCCCTTTGAGTTGCACATGCAGATGTACCAATTGGTTAATATGGCAACTATTTGAAGGTGATTGACATATACATGCATATTTGTAGCATTTTAGTATTCATCTAGCTATTGAATGCAGCATATTATTTTTGCAGTCACATGTTTTTTAGCCACTACCATCACACATTTTTAAGTCAAACTCATGAAACATGCAGTTCAACAATGAAAGCCTAAACATGTAGTAAAACATTGAGGTCTCCAAAAAACTACATGGTCTTTTCATAAAAAGGTTAAAATGACATCACATAGTTCATCAGCACTATCACAGGGCAAAATTTCCATAGTAGGACCACACATGGTGCATCAGCACTCAGTATACCACAACTCATCAAAGTGCATACTGACCATATTACCAAAATGCAAATGCAAAATTACTGCTATCAGTGCATACTAACCATAGTACCAAGGTGCAAATGAACTGAGCAGTGTAAAACCAGTGTGTACCTAGAGATCACAGCACCAAAATATCTGAGCACATTATAATTCTCAACTAATCTACTCAGAATCACAGTAGAGTCAACGAATCGAACCAACTACTCAGAATCGCAGTTCGAATCGAACCAACTACTCGCAGAATCACTCGCAGGAATCATATAGTCAACGAATCACTCGCAGGAGAGTCGCAAGGACAGATTGAGGTTCATTGTGTCGTCAAATATGGATACATGGATACATGGGTCACACCTCCAGGTGTCGGCCGGATCTGGGCGATGCTTGTGCGATCAACGACCGCGGAGATCACGGTCCCTCTTTGCCCATCCCTTCTTACCCTTGTGCCTCTTGTCCTCGGCCTCCTTCTGAGCTTTGGCCCTCTCATCCCGGATTTTCTTCTCGGCCGCTGCCTGAGCCTTGGCGCACAACCTGGTATGCACCTTTATGAAGCGCACCCGTATTCGCCGGCCTTGAGCATCCCGCACGGACAGGTCCAGAAGAGCATCGTGTGATCTTCCAAGGCcatcccgcctccgccgccgccttactcccgctcgctcgctcgccccccgccgccgccgccgccgccgccttacGCCCGctcgctcaccgccgccgctctcggggATTTCTGATTTCGCTAGGGCGATCCGATCTGATCGGACGCGTGGAGCAGACGGATGGGTGCCGGCGTACGTGGGCTTCCTGGGCTTCCTGATAGTGGCCTAGTGGGAGTGCGAATGCATCTGCTCCATGGGCCAGAATATGTGGGCTTACTGGGCCGCCTGACTGTGGCTTAGTGGGAGTGCTAGTTGGCCAGCGTATGTGGGCTACTGCTGTTTAGGCCTAAGTACGTGGGTTTCCTGGACGAATAAGTTTATTCTATGTCCCTTTACTTGACAGCGAGTTGGGTTTTCGCCCTCGAACCAAAATACCAGATACAAATGTCCTTTAATTGTCAAAACTGGTACATATGAGGTTCCTCGGCGTGGCATTGGAAGCCAAatatgaaaattaatttttttgaaaaaaatgtgggacccatatgtcagtaaggcaaaagaaaaaagtagtgggacccacatgtaggTGGGTCTCACCTTCCCTCTATCTCCACGACGAGCGCACGCGTAGAACCGGAGAAGGAGAAGGGCGACGGCTAGCGGCTGGCGGCCATCGGGCAGTAGAGCAAGAGAAGTAGATACATCAGTTTGGAAATTATGGCTTGAAAACCTTTCgtagcagttttttttttctgattcctTCCTTATGTAAATAGAACTTGCATATATTGACCTAAGTAGCCCAATGTGCAACTTAGGTTATATATGTGGcctaaagtgaaatttactctctttttatttgcatgCG
The window above is part of the Oryza sativa Japonica Group chromosome 7, ASM3414082v1 genome. Proteins encoded here:
- the LOC4343310 gene encoding uncharacterized protein, yielding MATSSVAAMPHDSTPWRDPSRASSRQPARGFFNILVPPPQSPRPRCPDHQHHHHHHHHHDAAGGAAAAAAAAAAEPTPRRRKQILDRWAAAAAAASATASAEAPAPQEQRRRARDAELSALASATRPVTARAAVFREPSPAPSDASSGAGAGCGGGAGCGAELPPAAPRASSLIQRWREIEAVGPATPRPCDLASDSDGGSPRGRVGCIVKKLSGTSSIPDDELDAANKEVAMSQSAPPSPAPMRAGVEPPTNIAGINGSRPTQLVVRTVRGRRAMEELVAMMAHCRRCELAAVADRHVVSRFSHKGRIQSMLRLRLLRQGFKVKDEVWTLPKPVRPRLPKHEHEAYTTSKCIAGNQHKGGQVLAEKSTGSVERLVSSDGLGNEQNDGQNSNSENQCQEGCKNMVKLCTQNQEYSEPSSFVRYDEHSTVDDVSPSTISTLHELCTPSSRGDNLREEDNQSLNGSWEERALWISSLGWPAPVEAMSPDSWNQDEIGDIENHTQNEFNDRPWIDSPNSWRSLCVATQADSGALSGNADICNLLESKNVSKSLESDFSNKMNNMLLTILRKQRQQHMIDDFEGYYDERLYWRQNDEQQNADQRVSAQCSLAPVSHLHQQEGWQHSSFEHQHHENQNFLEMEVRVRSEMAQVHHEIYELRKLVESCIASQVKIQHSIKEEMCSALREAGLMPSQPDTPAKRGSCCICHQTQVDSLLYRCGHMCTCFNCADQLKSSNRSCPICQSPIEDVVRAHMNF
- the LOC9266793 gene encoding uncharacterized protein, with product MARNTVFRFQVTNAGEEEEPEERQIAVDPFSLRQFSRLDIDGPLPIPSVSVDHHHHHAPHARPGPALVLAGASASVPTSPRRVSAWDAPPTRWDAHLAVVAAAPAARVASSDVMAPPRTAISRSRSCAGAAEAELDDDEFDVILSSSERKASAPQRWGSDVPLIGAGDGAEDSTGYAAADARGKSGRRKWKRGGGAAPFTCCLYLPGLGTRRTAKPSPPTAAARASSLPSSPATFRGGGGGGGVESDPGTARASTMSLAMSLERFDCGSCSTSSRSGLALDGEAGSSYFDLPLELILGCDGDDEADLPVHAAFMFDSDGIRKSVLKKGVRRAAAAAARPSVGKMSTDGPDRISGRHVRFYVTSGSSPTSTPAVVSVLAGER